The genomic segment CCCGCGGAAAAGAACTGAAGGAGAACGGGAAGATCACAGGCGCTCTGGCCGAGTTTCTCCGCGCAGCGGCTATCGATCCGTCAAACGAAGCGGCGGGGCAGGGCATTGCCAGCCTGAAAGATCAGATCACGCCAGCTCCACAGAAAAGCGATATGCCCCAATTGCCAAATGAGCGAAAGCGGCTGGCGGGCTTGGCCAGGCCTGTTGAGCTTAGACCTATCTCCGATGAACCCATCTCGCTGCACATGGCGGAGGACGCGAAGATCATCTACGAAAGTCTCTCCAAGGCGGCGGGCATCAATGTCTTGTTTGACCCGGAATACAACTCCAAACGTATTTCCGTGGACCTCACGAACACGGGCCTCGAGGATGCGCTGCGCGTGGTCGCCACCACCTCTGGGACGTTTTGGAAACCCCTTACCGGGAACACGATATTTGTGGCGGCCGACACCCGTGCCAAGAGAACGCAACTGGAACAGCAGGCAATTCAGGTTCTCTATCTGGCAAACGCGACACAGCAGAACGATCTGAACGATATCCAGACCGCGCTGCGCAACGTGCTGACAAACGTAAAACTTTATGGTGTGCAAAGCCAGGATGCCATTGTCATGCGCGGCTCTCCCGATGAACTTCTCCTGGCAGAGCAGCTCATCGATGACCTCGACAAACCCAGGCCCGAGGTCATGATCGACGTAACGGTAATGCAGGTCGACAAAGACAAGGTCCGGAATATGGGGGTGCAGTGGCCGCAGACCCTCAGTGCAACCCTCAAAACAACCAGCACCGATTCCAATGCCACGTTGACGCTCAATGATCTGGCCAATCTGAACGCGAAGAATTTCTCCCTCACCGTCGGGACCGCTCAGGCCGAGATGCTGCTGACCGATACCGATACGCAGATAATGCAAAATCCACGGCTGCGCGCCGCCGACGGCCAGAAGGCGACGATGAAGATCGGGGAGAGAATCCCGATTGCCACCGGATCGTTCTCCGGCGCCAGTGCGTCTGCTGCCAACCCCTACGTGAATACGCAATTTCAATACATCGATATTGGTGTGGTGATGGAGATGACGCCCATCATTCATTACAACGGCGATGTGACCCTCAAGGTCAAGGTTGAAATCACTTCCCACAACGGCGATACGACCATCAGCGGCGTCACCGAACCCATTATCGGCCAGCAGAGTGTGGAAGAGATGATCCGCCTCAAGGAGGGCGAGAGCAACATCCTCGGCGGACTCGTTCAGGAACTGAACAACAAAGGCGTGAGCGGAACTCCGGGATTGGGAGAAATCCCCGGCCTGAAGTATCTCTTCAGCATCCAGAGTCACGAAGTTCAGCACGAAGAGATCGTCTTTCTGATCCGTCCTCACCTGGTTCGCGGGATCGAGATCGATCCGCTCAATCTGCGGCCAATCGATACGGGGACCAGCAACGCCATCGAATTGCGAGAGGTGCGATCGACTGCGACGGACACGTCTGTCTCTCCGCAATGAGCTTTGTCCGGAATGTACTCTCTGCAACCGACTGGCCCTGCCGTGAACGGACGGGAAGTTGCAGAACAAGGAATACCACTCGATAACGAAGCCTTCAACCAGGACGGCGGCGATGAAACGAAAACGGATTCATTCACCAGGGAGTACAGCAGCACTGCTTCGGCTTATGGCATTCGCATTCATCCTCCTCATGCTTGTCGGATGCAAAAACTTCTTTATCGGTCCGACGCTCACTACGGTTACGGTAGCCCCGTCAACGCCATCGGTGGCCGTTGGTAAAACGCAACACATGAGCGCCACCGGCACCTACGATAACGGCGTCACGGACACAGTCACGGACTCCGTCAGTTGGTCGACTTCGGACAGCTCTATCGCGACGGTAAGTTCCACCGGGTTGGTCACGGGGGCATCCACGGGCGCCGCAACAATCAGCGCCACGTTGAACGGCCTCAGTGGCTCAACGACGGTGACCGTGACGCTGGCAAACCTTTCCTCGATCTCGATAACGACCACCAGCAGTTCGCTTTCTTCGGGTCAGACGGCGCAGTTCACGGCCACTGGCGTCCTCCAGAACGGAAACACTGTGAACCTGACCGACGCGGTGACTTGGAACTCCTCGAATACGTCGGTTGCTACGATCGGCAGTTCTGGACTCGCGACCGCCCAGACCGTGAGCAGTACGTCAACCACGACGATCACAGCCAAGTCCGGAAGCGTTAAGAGCAACGCGATTACGCTGACCGTCTCCCCTTCTTCCTAAAGCGGAGCCTCATGAGTATGAATGCGACACGATACATTCCCATCGTTCTGACTGCCGTGGCCTTCGCAGTGCCCATGCAGGCGGTGGTCGCGGGGCCCGCCACGCCTATTCTGGACTCGGCTCTCGCCACGCTCAGCCCTGCGCTTACACTCGATCCCCACAACCCTGAGGTCGCGCAGCACATTGATCAGCCAGGGGAGGACGCTCCGCACACCGCGCCCCAGTCTCTCTATGAAAGTAAGAGCAGTTCCGCCGCTGAAGCCGAGCGGCTCCTCTATGGTTCCGGTCACCGCAGCTTTCATCTGCGCGGCGACCAGGGCCATGTCATTCAGCAGGTCTTCAAGGCCTTCGGCGTCGATACGATCTTGGACGACAGCGTGCGGGCGACTCCCGCGCGGTTCGATCTCGACGACGTGGATTTCGAGACGGCAACGGAGATTCTCGGTCTCGCCACCGACGCATTCTTCGTTCCACTGGACCCGCACCATGCTCTGGCAGCGCGGAACTCCCGGGAAAACCGCGCCCGGCTTGAGCGCCGGCTGAGTCGAACTTTCTACTTTCCCGGCTTGACTGCGAAGGAACTGACGGATATGTGGAATATCGCAGCGAAGATCGTCGGTGCTTCCCAGAGCCGGATGGAGCCTCTCCAAGGGACTTTGACTGTTCGCGCCTCGGAGGCGGAGCTGGAGGCGCTCGATGCGGTCTACGCGGAATTACTGCACGGGCGGAGCGTTGTGCAACTCGACGTGCGCCTGTATGAAATCGACAGGACCCGGGCGACGAACGTGGGCATCCTGCTGCCGGCCTCGACAACCGTGTTCAATGTTCCCTCGGAGGTCAACCGTATCCTCGAGAGCAATGCGGGCCTGGTGGATCAGATCCTGAAGGAATACCCGTCTCTGGCCGGCAACGATGAAGCCATCCTCGCGGCCCTGCTTGCCGCCGGTCTGCTGACGGGCACTGTCTTCAACGGCCCGTTTGCACTCTTCGGCGGGGGACTCACGGAGACAGGGATCGACCTGCGCGAGATCAATGTCAACC from the Occallatibacter riparius genome contains:
- a CDS encoding Ig-like domain-containing protein; this encodes MAFAFILLMLVGCKNFFIGPTLTTVTVAPSTPSVAVGKTQHMSATGTYDNGVTDTVTDSVSWSTSDSSIATVSSTGLVTGASTGAATISATLNGLSGSTTVTVTLANLSSISITTTSSSLSSGQTAQFTATGVLQNGNTVNLTDAVTWNSSNTSVATIGSSGLATAQTVSSTSTTTITAKSGSVKSNAITLTVSPSS
- a CDS encoding type II and III secretion system protein; amino-acid sequence: MPIRASQSAKSLYKQGQSAEAREDYDSACNAYRKAMLDEPGNLKYKTAYERIRPLASEQHITRGKELKENGKITGALAEFLRAAAIDPSNEAAGQGIASLKDQITPAPQKSDMPQLPNERKRLAGLARPVELRPISDEPISLHMAEDAKIIYESLSKAAGINVLFDPEYNSKRISVDLTNTGLEDALRVVATTSGTFWKPLTGNTIFVAADTRAKRTQLEQQAIQVLYLANATQQNDLNDIQTALRNVLTNVKLYGVQSQDAIVMRGSPDELLLAEQLIDDLDKPRPEVMIDVTVMQVDKDKVRNMGVQWPQTLSATLKTTSTDSNATLTLNDLANLNAKNFSLTVGTAQAEMLLTDTDTQIMQNPRLRAADGQKATMKIGERIPIATGSFSGASASAANPYVNTQFQYIDIGVVMEMTPIIHYNGDVTLKVKVEITSHNGDTTISGVTEPIIGQQSVEEMIRLKEGESNILGGLVQELNNKGVSGTPGLGEIPGLKYLFSIQSHEVQHEEIVFLIRPHLVRGIEIDPLNLRPIDTGTSNAIELREVRSTATDTSVSPQ
- a CDS encoding type II secretion system protein GspD — translated: MAFAVPMQAVVAGPATPILDSALATLSPALTLDPHNPEVAQHIDQPGEDAPHTAPQSLYESKSSSAAEAERLLYGSGHRSFHLRGDQGHVIQQVFKAFGVDTILDDSVRATPARFDLDDVDFETATEILGLATDAFFVPLDPHHALAARNSRENRARLERRLSRTFYFPGLTAKELTDMWNIAAKIVGASQSRMEPLQGTLTVRASEAELEALDAVYAELLHGRSVVQLDVRLYEIDRTRATNVGILLPASTTVFNVPSEVNRILESNAGLVDQILKEYPSLAGNDEAILAALLAAGLLTGTVFNGPFALFGGGLTETGIDLREINVNLLLNSSDARLLDDMQLRVLDQEEATIRSGERYPILISSFSTVAGASSSNNTIPQFQYEDLGLTLKATPHVESSDKVSLNLDMKLSSLAGTSLNNIPILANRQYAGIVSLGLGESAILVSDLSEQESLETTGVPGLGNLPGLSGATNRKATKDIMELAIVVTPHLVRRAHQGAGGSIWLLPRQ